From a region of the Salinispira pacifica genome:
- a CDS encoding MerR family transcriptional regulator: protein MKHQGFLLPEICRVLDCKVHHIRYIEEHLPIISTSYDQRGRKMYNLKDIYLFSRILRLTRRDGRSLQQAVQMLFRELEGPSLDMTARFLQIRHDLLKTRLQSVQSANRLALKYRLPPASHAAPSWTESRGEPVHPLQFFSPDELFPGDNYAALESELASFLEDGAAGGVETGSLPDSGESSASGRGGNTLPESILADGRWLVLTPDPYRSTLDASYSGGKLITPLRRLSALEYMAEKISAAAGAYGNYPLWVITVRKRHFYHLLGLMNKHDYFGIPGSSLIILPQPDHEELSTGDAGALFALRRLMMPFLLENDYRFGQLLSLEHPFLPLPEESAVARLFADSHPVLRGYLPSGGGGRIHSEMYFKIRPMDRLRPVHLSASRGSADINVRLQYADTLAQKGYLIIQSPETRGLLRPKQWEYFPPFYGKEWYSPDELSSQMSRMYRSWLSNPPGHGDVEISPLYARNREEMKRRERGGTDEPPRPGGIRGLYT from the coding sequence ATGAAACATCAGGGATTTCTGCTTCCGGAAATCTGCCGGGTGCTGGATTGCAAGGTTCACCACATCCGATACATTGAAGAGCACCTCCCCATTATCAGTACATCCTACGACCAGCGGGGCAGGAAGATGTACAATCTGAAGGACATCTATCTCTTCTCCCGAATCCTCCGGCTTACCCGGCGGGACGGCCGGTCTCTCCAGCAGGCGGTGCAGATGCTGTTCCGGGAGCTGGAGGGACCCTCGCTGGACATGACTGCCAGGTTTCTCCAGATCCGGCACGACCTGCTGAAAACCCGCCTCCAGTCGGTGCAGTCCGCCAATCGTCTTGCGTTAAAATACCGTCTGCCGCCGGCCAGCCATGCTGCGCCTTCCTGGACTGAAAGCCGGGGCGAACCGGTGCATCCTCTCCAGTTTTTCTCCCCCGACGAGCTTTTTCCCGGTGACAATTATGCGGCTCTGGAATCGGAGCTGGCTTCATTTCTGGAAGACGGAGCCGCCGGCGGGGTTGAGACCGGTTCTCTCCCCGACTCCGGGGAGTCCAGCGCCTCCGGCCGCGGAGGAAATACACTCCCTGAATCCATTTTAGCCGACGGCCGCTGGCTGGTGCTCACCCCCGACCCCTACCGGTCCACCCTGGACGCTTCCTATTCCGGGGGAAAGCTGATAACCCCCCTGCGCCGACTCTCCGCCCTTGAGTATATGGCGGAAAAAATATCCGCCGCAGCAGGCGCCTACGGCAATTATCCTCTGTGGGTAATAACCGTGCGAAAGCGCCATTTTTATCATCTTTTGGGGCTGATGAACAAACACGACTACTTCGGAATTCCCGGAAGTTCATTGATTATTCTGCCCCAGCCCGACCATGAAGAACTGAGTACCGGAGACGCCGGAGCCCTCTTTGCCCTGCGCAGACTGATGATGCCGTTTCTCCTGGAGAATGATTACCGCTTTGGTCAGCTGCTCAGTCTGGAGCATCCGTTTCTCCCCCTGCCCGAGGAATCTGCGGTTGCCAGGCTGTTTGCAGACAGTCACCCCGTACTCCGGGGTTACCTGCCCTCAGGGGGGGGAGGGAGAATTCACAGTGAAATGTACTTCAAAATCCGCCCCATGGACCGCCTGCGCCCGGTGCATCTATCTGCTTCCCGAGGGTCCGCAGATATCAATGTTCGCCTTCAATACGCCGATACTCTTGCTCAGAAGGGATATTTGATTATCCAATCCCCGGAAACCAGGGGGCTTCTGCGTCCCAAGCAATGGGAGTATTTTCCGCCGTTTTACGGCAAGGAATGGTACAGCCCGGATGAACTGTCATCCCAGATGAGCAGGATGTACCGTTCCTGGCTGAGCAACCCCCCGGGACACGGGGATGTGGAAATAAGCCCCCTCTATGCCAGAAACCGGGAAGAAATGAAACGGCGGGAAAGGGGCGGAACCGATGAACCGCCCCGTCCCGGGGGGATCAGGGGTCTGTATACCTGA